Proteins encoded together in one Ipomoea triloba cultivar NCNSP0323 chromosome 4, ASM357664v1 window:
- the LOC116016759 gene encoding serine/threonine-protein phosphatase PP2A catalytic subunit-like, translating to MDLVSPSTHGNVDEQISQLMQCKPLSESEVRALCEKAKEILMDESNVQPVKSPVTICGDIHGQFHDLAELFRIGGKCPDTNYLFMGDYVDRGYYSVETVTLLVALKVRYPQRITILRGNHESRQITQVYGFYDECLRKYGNANVWKTFTDLFDYFPLTALVESEIFCLHGGLSPSIETLDNIRSFDRVQEVPHEGPMCDLLWSDPDDRCGWGISPRGAGYTFGQDISEQFNHTNSLKLIARAHQLVMEGYNWSHEQKVVTIFSAPNYCYRCGNMASILEVDDSKEHTFIQFEPAPRRGEPDVTRRTPDYFL from the exons ATGGATCTGGTGTCGCCGAGCACGCATGGGAACGTGGACGAGCAGATTTCTCAGCTTATGCAGTGCAAGCCCTTGTCCGAGTCTGAG GTTAGAGCATTATGCGAAAAGGCTAAAGAGATACTAATGGATGAAAGTAATGTTCAG CCAGTGAAAAGCCCTGTGACAATTTGTGGGGACATTCATGGGCAATTCCATGATCTTGCTGAACTTTTTCGGATTGGTGGGAAG TGTCCTGATACAAATTATCTCTTTATGGGAGATTATGTCGACCGTGGGTATTATTCGGTTGAAACTGTTACT CTTTTGGTAGCTCTGAAAGTGCGCTATCCTCAGCGAATTACAATTCTTAGGGGAAACCATGAAAGTCGACAG ATTACACAAGTCTATGGGTTTTATGATGAGTGTTTGCGGAA GTATGGTAATGCTAATGTTTGGAAGACATTCACGGATCTCTTTGACTATTTTCCTCTGACTGCATTG GTTGAATCCGAAATATTTTGTTTGCACGGTGGGTTGTCTCCATCTATTGAAACCCTTGATAATATAAGAAGTTTTGATCGTGTTCAAGAAGTGCCACATGAAGGCCCCATGTGTGATCTTTTGTGGTCTGACCCTGATGATCGTTGCGGTTGGGGTATCTCGCCTCGAGGGGCTGGATATACCTTCGGTCAG GACATATCTGAGCAATTCAACCATACCAACAGTCTGAAACTCATAGCCCGAGCCCATCAGCTAGTTATGGAAGGATATAACTGGAGCCAT GAACAAAAAGTTGTCACCATTTTTAGTGCACCAAACTACTGTTATCGTTGTGGGAACATGGCCTCGATTTTGGAAGTTGATGACAGCAAAGAACATACATTTATTCAG TTTGAGCCTGCTCCAAGAAGGGGAGAACCCGATGTTACCCGGAGAACTCCCGATTACTTCCTGTAA
- the LOC116016978 gene encoding major facilitator superfamily domain-containing protein 12 has translation MVGSGEDDDTWTKPVGRCSVVFYGVGHMLNDITSACWFTYLLVFLTDIGLSPSNAAAVMLSGQIADGLTTIFAGELIDRFGHFKIWHAAGSLLVAVSFSSVFGGCLPCKIFGSNSSLLETIGYSMFAAIFNVGWAATQVSHMSMVNCITLNSTSRVVLASCRNAFTMVANLSLYGVAFVVFNMKASGSIDAVENQYRWIAYISIFIGCCFVIMFLLGTKEPRLKLEAHVNGYDRICWSYWFKKILYYQVALVYVLTRLVTNVSQSFLAFYVINELRMSDSAKALVPAIIYVSSFVVSVMLQELTWTSQRIKAFYSVGGILWIFCGIVILLLPRNMNVFMYILSVVIGIANALIMVTGVSMQSVLVGEDLNGCAFVYGSLSFLDKISCGVALFILESYEDSTPALGDCSPFYAGFSITRYALGLVPAVCALIGVIVTCSMKLHTRTLKPLTEPLLA, from the exons ATGGTTGGGTCCGGTGAAGATGATGATACATGGACTAAACCTGTGGGAAGGTGCTCTGTGGTCTTTTATGGCGTTGGGCACATGCTCAATGACATTACCTCTGCCTGTTGGTTCACGTACCTCTTGGTATTTCTGACAGATATCGGCTTGTCTCCAAG CAATGCTGCGGCTGTCATGCTCTCGGGTCAGATAGCTGACGGATTGACAACAATATTTGCTGGTGAACTG ATTGATAGATTTggacattttaaaatatggcATGCTGCGGGATCTCTCTTGGTTGCCGTCTCATTTTCATCAGTTTTTGGTGGTTGCTTGCCTTGCAAAATTTTTGGTTCTAATTCATCTCTTCTGGAAACTATTGGGTATAGCATGTTTGCTGCAATATTCAATGTGGGCTGGGCTGCTACTCAAGTATCACACAT GTCAATGGTGAATTGCATTACACTGAATTCAACAAGCAGAGTAGTATTAGCTAGCTGTCGCAATGCCTTTACAATG gttGCTAACCTTAGCTTGTACGGGGTTGCTTTTGTTGTCTTTAACATGAAAGCATCTGGGAGTATAGATGCTGTCGAGAATCAG TACCGCTGGATagcatatatatcaattttcattgGATGCTGCTTTGTCATCATGTTTCTTCTGGGAACTAAAGAGCCAAG aTTGAAACTAGAAGCTCATGTTAATGGTTATGATAGAATTTGTTGGAGTTATTGGTTTAAGAAAATTCTTTATTACCAAGTTGCTCTTGTTTATGTTCTCACTAGACTTGTCACTAACGTATCACAG TCATTCCTAGCTTTCTACGTCATCAATGAGCTACGCATGAGTGACTCTGCAAAAGCTTTG GTCCCTGCCATCATCTATGTCTCGAGCTTCGTTGTTTCTGTCATGCTACAG GAGCTAACTTGGACCAGCCAACGGATAAAAGCCTTCTATTCTGTCGGAGGCATCCTTTGGATATTTTGTGGCATAGTAATACTGTTGCTGCCGAGAAACATGAATGTTTTTATGTACATCTTGTCGGTGGTGATTGGCATCGCAAATGCCCTGATAATG GTAACTGGTGTAAGCATGCAAAGTGTTCTAGTCGGTGAAGATCTTAATGGCTGTGCTTTTGTGTATGGATCGTTGAGTTTCTTGGACAAAATATCGTGTGGGGTGGCACTATTCATTCTCGAGTCCTATGAAG ATTCTACTCCAGCGCTAGGCGACTGTAGCCCCTTTTACGCTGGTTTCTCCATAACGCGATATGCCCTCGGCCTTGTTCCGGCAGTCTGTGCGCTCATCGGCGTCATAGTCACCTGCTCCATGAAACTCCATACACGCACCTTGAAGCCTCTAACCGAGCCCCTTCTAGCATAG